In Providencia zhijiangensis, a single window of DNA contains:
- the trmA gene encoding tRNA (uridine(54)-C5)-methyltransferase TrmA — protein MQNTLHTEDYELQLAEKVDRLKSLMAPYAAPEPEIYSSPTSHYRMRAEFRIWHEGDDLFHIMFDKETKERIRIESFPVASQLINDMMAELLPLLKRSELLRHKLFQIDYLSTLSNKLIVSLLYHKKLSDEWTEQAKQLKADLTAKGFDVQIIGRASKTKIMLDHDYVDEVLPVKGKNMIYRQVENSFTQPNAQVNIKMLEWAIDATRHSTGDLLELYCGNGNFSLALAQNFNRVLATEIAKPSVHAAQYNIEANKIDNVQIIRMSAEDFTQAMNGVREFNRLEGINLADYQCNTIFVDPPRSGLDDKTVQLVQEYDHILYISCNPETLCDNLAELTKTHKVEKLALFDQFPYTHHMESGVLLTRR, from the coding sequence ATGCAAAACACCTTGCACACCGAAGATTACGAACTGCAACTTGCAGAGAAAGTTGACCGTCTGAAGAGTTTGATGGCCCCTTATGCTGCGCCTGAACCTGAAATTTATTCATCTCCAACCTCCCATTATCGGATGCGTGCAGAATTTAGAATTTGGCACGAAGGCGATGACCTATTTCATATTATGTTTGATAAAGAGACCAAAGAACGCATTCGAATTGAGTCATTTCCAGTTGCTAGCCAGCTAATCAACGACATGATGGCTGAACTTCTGCCTTTATTAAAACGCTCTGAATTACTGCGCCACAAATTATTCCAGATAGATTACTTATCGACGCTAAGCAATAAGCTGATTGTTTCTCTGCTTTATCATAAAAAATTAAGTGATGAATGGACGGAACAAGCCAAACAATTGAAAGCCGATTTAACGGCCAAAGGCTTTGACGTTCAAATTATTGGTCGCGCCTCTAAAACTAAAATTATGCTCGACCACGATTATGTCGATGAAGTTTTACCTGTAAAAGGGAAAAACATGATTTATCGTCAGGTGGAAAATAGTTTCACACAGCCAAACGCGCAGGTGAATATTAAAATGTTAGAGTGGGCGATTGATGCGACTCGACATTCAACCGGCGATTTATTAGAGCTGTATTGTGGTAATGGCAACTTTTCACTGGCGCTGGCTCAAAACTTCAATCGTGTTTTAGCGACTGAAATTGCCAAGCCTTCAGTGCATGCGGCGCAATACAATATAGAAGCTAACAAAATAGATAATGTGCAGATTATCCGAATGTCTGCGGAAGACTTTACCCAAGCAATGAATGGTGTACGTGAATTTAACCGTTTAGAGGGAATTAATTTAGCAGACTACCAGTGCAATACGATTTTTGTCGACCCACCACGTAGCGGCTTAGATGACAAAACTGTTCAGCTGGTACAAGAATATGACCATATTCTGTATATCTCCTGTAACCCGGAAACCCTGTGCGATAATTTAGCGGAACTCACCAAAACCCATAAAGTCGAAAAACTGGCTTTATTTGACCAATTCCCATATACCCATCATATGGAAAGTGGTGTGTTACTCACTCGACGCTAA
- a CDS encoding YijD family membrane protein, which translates to MTEHKNYERSTLLLSLVIGLSTHGTFSTLFNSFVEFSIFPIVTLILAVYCLHQRYLNQAMPMGLPKFVAGSFFLGMFGYAAILRVQHPDVGSNFIPATVIVIIALWMYTSWKARKKELQEQALESETEH; encoded by the coding sequence ATGACGGAACACAAGAATTATGAGAGAAGCACGTTACTGCTATCTTTAGTAATCGGCTTATCGACTCATGGAACGTTCTCTACCCTGTTTAATTCCTTTGTGGAATTTTCTATCTTCCCAATCGTCACATTAATTTTGGCTGTTTACTGTTTACACCAGCGCTATTTAAATCAAGCTATGCCAATGGGATTACCAAAATTTGTCGCCGGCAGCTTTTTCTTAGGTATGTTTGGCTACGCAGCGATTTTACGCGTCCAACATCCTGATGTCGGTTCTAACTTTATCCCAGCAACGGTGATTGTCATTATTGCATTGTGGATGTATACCAGTTGGAAAGCGCGTAAAAAAGAGCTGCAAGAACAAGCTCTAGAAAGCGAAACTGAACATTAA